From one Rubrobacter xylanophilus genomic stretch:
- a CDS encoding PP2C family protein-serine/threonine phosphatase: MDAENRTPEPALASRVLAHVSDILLVLDGEGRIEYLNPAGAGALGVPSGRAAGMKLREVLPEAASGRVAEALERAAREGRTTSFELNFRTLGGWFAGRIYPVPDGLAVLLWDIAERREEQERYQRLYREKHRIARVLQEALLPPRLPEVPGIEVGGRYLAAAEGMEVGGDFYDVFAIENDGWALAIGDVTGKGPEAASLTSLARYTIRTAAMRVKRPRRVLAFLNREILRQTEGDRFFTVVYCELEPYRAGEGAVEIRVGCAGHPPPLVLRGDGEVETLPATGMILGAVEEPEVATWSGRLAAGEAMVLYTDGVTEARGPEGELFGEERLRRLVSGAVGMAADEVAHRIERAVLEFQQGEVRDDVAVLVARVQDPPGGV; the protein is encoded by the coding sequence GTGGATGCGGAGAACCGCACGCCGGAACCCGCGCTCGCCTCCCGGGTGCTCGCCCACGTCTCGGACATCCTGCTGGTGCTGGACGGGGAGGGGAGGATCGAGTACCTGAACCCGGCGGGCGCCGGAGCGCTCGGCGTTCCTTCCGGACGGGCGGCGGGGATGAAGCTCCGGGAGGTGCTCCCGGAGGCGGCCTCCGGGAGGGTGGCCGAGGCTCTGGAGCGTGCCGCGCGGGAGGGACGAACGACCTCCTTCGAGCTGAACTTCAGGACCCTCGGCGGCTGGTTCGCCGGCCGGATCTATCCCGTTCCCGACGGGCTCGCGGTGCTCTTGTGGGACATCGCAGAGCGCAGGGAGGAGCAGGAGCGCTACCAGCGGCTCTACCGGGAGAAGCACAGGATCGCCCGGGTCCTGCAGGAGGCGCTGCTCCCGCCCCGGTTGCCGGAGGTTCCGGGGATCGAGGTGGGCGGCCGGTATCTGGCTGCCGCGGAGGGCATGGAGGTCGGCGGCGATTTCTACGATGTGTTCGCCATCGAGAACGACGGCTGGGCGCTGGCCATCGGGGACGTGACCGGCAAGGGCCCGGAGGCGGCCTCCCTGACCTCCCTGGCCCGCTACACGATCCGGACGGCCGCCATGCGGGTGAAGCGTCCACGGCGGGTGCTCGCTTTTCTGAACCGTGAGATCCTGCGCCAGACCGAGGGGGACCGCTTCTTTACCGTGGTCTACTGCGAGCTCGAGCCGTACCGCGCCGGTGAGGGAGCGGTGGAGATCCGGGTCGGCTGTGCGGGACACCCGCCGCCACTGGTGCTGCGCGGGGACGGTGAGGTGGAGACGCTCCCCGCGACGGGGATGATCCTCGGCGCCGTCGAGGAGCCGGAGGTGGCGACCTGGTCCGGTCGTCTCGCCGCCGGCGAGGCGATGGTCCTGTACACCGACGGGGTCACGGAGGCCCGCGGCCCGGAGGGGGAGCTCTTCGGGGAGGAGCGGCTCCGGAGGCTGGTCTCCGGGGCGGTCGGCATGGCGGCCGACGAGGTCGCCCACAGGATAGAGCGGGCGGTGCTGGAGTTCCAGCAGGGCGAGGTCCGCGACGACGTGGCGGTGCTCGTCGCCCGCGTCCAGGACCCACCCGGTGGGGTGTAA
- a CDS encoding STAS domain-containing protein, with the protein MDAEAPSFAVLLHAFSGIPVVKVSGELELLTAHRFREALEEAAASAGQSRMVVVDMSGLEFMDSSGVSALLAATRGFMGGGGRVRLVVRDSPVQRTLRVTGLDRIFPIYPDVRSATNDDKGAA; encoded by the coding sequence GTGGATGCAGAAGCGCCTTCCTTCGCGGTGCTTTTGCATGCCTTTTCCGGGATCCCGGTGGTGAAAGTCTCCGGGGAGCTGGAGCTGCTGACGGCGCACAGGTTCCGGGAGGCACTCGAGGAGGCCGCCGCCTCCGCCGGCCAGTCGCGGATGGTGGTGGTGGACATGAGCGGGCTCGAGTTCATGGATTCCTCCGGGGTGAGCGCGCTGCTCGCCGCGACGCGGGGTTTCATGGGCGGCGGCGGCCGGGTACGGCTGGTGGTCCGCGACTCCCCGGTGCAGAGGACGCTGCGGGTGACGGGGCTGGACAGGATCTTCCCGATCTACCCCGACGTTCGCTCGGCGACGAACGACGACAAGGGGGCCGCGTAA
- a CDS encoding isochorismatase family protein, whose product MHIEGFGGRGGFGRRPALIVIDMTLGFTDPESPLACDLEGPVGEIRKLLQAARKAEIPVVFTTVAYRESDRLTAAAFIDKVPALLTLEAGSRWAGIDPRIAPLESEPVLNKLFASAFFGTPLGALLTAAGVDTLIITGASTSGCVRATAVDALQHGFRPVVPREAVGDRNPDAHEANLYDIDAKYGDVVSVGEVLEYLERAAAVAP is encoded by the coding sequence TAGAGGGCTTCGGCGGACGCGGCGGCTTCGGCCGCCGCCCCGCCCTCATCGTCATCGACATGACGCTCGGCTTCACCGACCCCGAGTCCCCGCTCGCCTGCGATCTCGAAGGGCCGGTCGGGGAGATCCGGAAGCTGCTCCAGGCCGCACGAAAAGCTGAAATCCCGGTCGTCTTCACCACCGTCGCCTACCGGGAGTCCGACAGGCTCACCGCCGCCGCGTTCATCGACAAGGTGCCCGCGCTCCTTACGCTGGAGGCCGGGAGCCGGTGGGCCGGGATCGACCCTAGAATCGCGCCGCTGGAGAGCGAGCCCGTGCTCAACAAGCTCTTCGCCTCCGCCTTCTTCGGGACGCCGCTCGGAGCCCTGCTCACCGCCGCGGGCGTGGACACCCTGATCATCACGGGCGCCTCGACCTCGGGCTGCGTGCGGGCCACCGCCGTCGACGCCCTGCAGCACGGCTTCAGGCCCGTCGTTCCGCGCGAGGCCGTCGGCGACCGCAACCCCGACGCCCACGAGGCCAACCTCTACGACATAGACGCCAAGTATGGTGACGTCGTCTCCGTGGGCGAGGTCCTGGAGTATCTGGAGAGGGCCGCCGCGGTGGCTCCGTAG